CGCTCGGCTCGTCCGCCGCCTTCCCCCGGTACGCCCTGGAGGACGTCGAGCTGGGTGGGGTGCTGGTCCGCGCCGGTGAGCCGGTGGTGGTCTCCATCGCGTCGGCCAACCGGGACGAGGCCGTCTTTCCCGACGCCGACCGGCTCGAACTGGGCCGGGAGGTCAACCCGCACGTCGGTTTCGGGCACGGGGTGCACCACTGCGTGGGTGCCCAACTGGCCCGGATGGAGCTGCGGGTGGTCCTGGAGACCCTGCTCGCCCGGACGCCGAGCCTGCACCTGGCCGTACCCGAATCGGAGCTGACCTGGAAGAGCGGCCTGCTGGTACGGGGCCTGGTCGCCCTGCCGGTGGGGTGGTGAGCGCGGTGGACCCGACGGACACCCGGTGGCGGCTGCACGTGGACCCGACCCGGTGCATCGGGTCGGGGATCTGCGCGGGCGTCGCGCCGAAGCACTTCGTCCTGGTGGACGGGTTGTCGCGGCCGGTCGAGGAGCAGGTCACGCCGGCCGACGCGGTGCTCGACGCCGCCGACTCCTGCCCGATGGAGGCGATCGTGGTGTCCGACGTGGAGGGGCTGCGGATCGCGCCGGAGGGGTGAGGGTCACCAGCCCGGGTAGCGGACCCCGTTGACGTTCACCCGCAGCGAGTACAGCGAGCTGGAGGCGCAGAGATAGAGGTGGTTGCGCTTCGGGCCGCCGAAGGTGAAGTTGGCGACCACCTCGGGCACGTGCAGCTTGCCCAGAAGGGTGCCGTCCGGGTCGAAGCAGTGCAGCCCGTCGTGCGCGGCCACCCAGACCCGGCCCGCGTCGTCCAGCCGTACGCCGTCGAAGGAGCCGGCGTCGCAGGTGGCGAAGACCTCGCC
The Micromonospora sp. R77 DNA segment above includes these coding regions:
- a CDS encoding ferredoxin; the protein is MSAVDPTDTRWRLHVDPTRCIGSGICAGVAPKHFVLVDGLSRPVEEQVTPADAVLDAADSCPMEAIVVSDVEGLRIAPEG